CACACGACAAGAGTACCATGTGCTGCTCGTATATTGACTTCTCCCCTAAAAGAACCAAGCttgatataatatttttacctaAAAGTTATCAaccaagttgaaaaaaaaaattagtatagggttgtatgaaaaaaatacgatacCTAATTGGCTATAAAACTCACTTAGGAAGGATATGTTGAAATCCATGTCTGTACTCATGTTCCATTGCAGGCACAACAACTTGCTTGCGTTTGAAGTGGCTACTCTCAAGTTTTAGAAGTGCGTTAGGTGCTGGATCTCTCCATTCAGGTAGAAAAACTACAAACGAGAGAGGCTCAACTGAATCAGCGAGTAATTGCTCAAAATGATTAACCATGGCCTCCATTAGCTCCTCACAGTATGGAGGATTGGCTTCAAAGGAGCCACTAATGGGCCTGAAATCAAGGAAAGGTCCTCTTGATCCAAAGTGAGAATCTGTATCAGCAAATGCTGAGCAATATTGTCTGAAGTAGCAGTTCAATGGAGAAGCAAAGCATTCAAAAGTGACGCCAAAAGTTCTCTGAAGACACTCAAAGACAGTGACTGGCAATGCCATTTGCGTAGCTTGACCCTCATTTATTCCAAGGTATGTTTGGTATCTTTTGAGCAGGGACCAAACTCGGGGTAGAAACATCtcgaattttttatcgtcaaagCAATTATATCTGTACAAATGTTCCAGTTTTGTCAAGTGCGTGTTATTTATGCCCATTGTATCTCCATGAAAACGTAGCATTGTTTGTTCTCTTTCTGGTAAGTACTCTATTTGCGGTAGACGTGGACTTGGCAAGGAGAACTGTACAGGATAGCACCATACTTTTCTCTGGCTACTCACAGGGCCTGTCAATGGTATGACGTCGGCAAGCCCACCTTCTTTCGTCATTTGATTGTTCttatctttaattttttttgcgtaGTCTGTTGAAAGatggtaaatttttaaacagatACCCTCAACACTAGCTTTTACTGTCTCCGTCAAATGGGGTTGACATTGCCTTTTTAAATGAGCTAATCTATCTTGAAAATCATCAAAAGTAGCACCAACCGTCCTTCTTAACCATTGAAAGGTGTCCTCAGCATTCCATTTAACAACTTTTCTACTTTCGGGAGATGCAGACCTAGATTCTATCATATTTTTAGCTGCTTCAGCATATCTTGACAGCTGTTTCCTGGCATCACCAGTGAATTTTGGTCTGACAAGTTTCATTGGTATATCGTTCATTATTTCACGATACATAGACATTGATATTTCTGGGAAACATTGACTCGGAAGTAAAGGGTCTGAGCCGCAATCAATGACTTTGCGTTCCATCAGCCACCGATTGAAAGAATCTCTGGGAGCATCAATAGATTCTCGCGTGTGACAGAGCTCTTGATAGCACTggcgtaattttgcgagcAATCCACATCTGAATGCTTCAACGTCCGGATGAATGTGGGGTATGTTTGAAGGTCCTTTTTCGTAAATTATCACATTTGTTGAGATCTCCAAATCCCATGGACCGCTGCAATAGTAATGACAATAGTATCTTTAATTTCCATGATAAGCAAGCAGAATGCCTTAATTAAGGTAGTTTACTGAGATTGTGCCTTCACATTTTGCCTTCCATCATTATTCATTAATAGTAGTTTTCACGAGAACATGTTTGAAACTTGATGTCGGATGTGCGTATACCTAGTACTATTggttataattttgaatattactATTTTATGGAATCTCTATGTGCCACAAGCCGTAAAATAAGGCTAAGACCTGAAAGTGACTCACAAAAACCCTATTCTTTCAAGTTAAACTCTGTACCTTCACGAATACGGGATTAATTTATCTTCCTTGACTGAAATCCTTACTCTAGTTGAGGTGTTCCGAAATATTCCTGAGTTTATACCTATTACCTTAAGACTCATTGCAGCTTGATCTCAACATCAGAATAACAAAGAACTACATGACCATCAAATCAATTAGAAGATACACAGAATCAAAA
The sequence above is drawn from the Neodiprion pinetum isolate iyNeoPine1 chromosome 2, iyNeoPine1.2, whole genome shotgun sequence genome and encodes:
- the Pcif1 gene encoding mRNA (2'-O-methyladenosine-N(6)-)-methyltransferase isoform X2; the encoded protein is MTKFSPGTNWKQGECYTVLDNYVTTMNEVSGGKQEMTSNSAWEALAGQTVSTMPTMHHHQLLQPEANPPVTQVIVPTPVKLQAAILPPPQNVVEHCPPLAHMQQTSLTSQATAPGSFIDSELSTELQQQGWKKYWSKRENRPYFWNKSTGESLWVPPLLKPQFDPITDPLGICGVPPVPGNGPIAPATPAITLKRRASEDSPVASSTKKFILAGPWDLEISTNVIIYEKGPSNIPHIHPDVEAFRCGLLAKLRQCYQELCHTRESIDAPRDSFNRWLMERKVIDCGSDPLLPSQCFPEISMSMYREIMNDIPMKLVRPKFTGDARKQLSRYAEAAKNMIESRSASPESRKVVKWNAEDTFQWLRRTVGATFDDFQDRLAHLKRQCQPHLTETVKASVEGICLKIYHLSTDYAKKIKDKNNQMTKEGGLADVIPLTGPVSSQRKVWCYPVQFSLPSPRLPQIEYLPEREQTMLRFHGDTMGINNTHLTKLEHLYRYNCFDDKKFEMFLPRVWSLLKRYQTYLGINEGQATQMALPVTVFECLQRTFGVTFECFASPLNCYFRQYCSAFADTDSHFGSRGPFLDFRPISGSFEANPPYCEELMEAMVNHFEQLLADSVEPLSFVVFLPEWRDPAPNALLKLESSHFKRKQVVVPAMEHEYRHGFQHILPKGEVNIRAAHGTLVVWLQNAAGNARWGPTDDRVEALLEAWRPGRERERDRQELLSPPRQTHQPIAATPIPVASTPTTPTTPLSSLSTLSTHPIS
- the Pcif1 gene encoding mRNA (2'-O-methyladenosine-N(6)-)-methyltransferase isoform X3 yields the protein MNEVSGGKQEMTSNSAWEALAGQTVSTMPTMHHHQLLQPEANPPVTQVIVPTPVKLQAAILPPPQNVVEHCPPLAHMQQTSLTSQATAPGSFIDSELSTELQQQGWKKYWSKRENRPYFWNKSTGESLWVPPLLKPQFDPITDPLGICGVPPVPGNGPIAPATPAITLKRRASEDSPVASSTKKFILAGPWDLEISTNVIIYEKGPSNIPHIHPDVEAFRCGLLAKLRQCYQELCHTRESIDAPRDSFNRWLMERKVIDCGSDPLLPSQCFPEISMSMYREIMNDIPMKLVRPKFTGDARKQLSRYAEAAKNMIESRSASPESRKVVKWNAEDTFQWLRRTVGATFDDFQDRLAHLKRQCQPHLTETVKASVEGICLKIYHLSTDYAKKIKDKNNQMTKEGGLADVIPLTGPVSSQRKVWCYPVQFSLPSPRLPQIEYLPEREQTMLRFHGDTMGINNTHLTKLEHLYRYNCFDDKKFEMFLPRVWSLLKRYQTYLGINEGQATQMALPVTVFECLQRTFGVTFECFASPLNCYFRQYCSAFADTDSHFGSRGPFLDFRPISGSFEANPPYCEELMEAMVNHFEQLLADSVEPLSFVVFLPEWRDPAPNALLKLESSHFKRKQVVVPAMEHEYRHGFQHILPKGEVNIRAAHGTLVVWLQNAAGNARWGPTDDRVEALLEAWRPGRERERDRQELLSPPRQTHQPIAATPIPVASTPTTPTTPLSSLSTLSTHPIIPAQLIFR
- the Pcif1 gene encoding mRNA (2'-O-methyladenosine-N(6)-)-methyltransferase isoform X1, giving the protein MTKFSPGTNWKQGECYTVLDNYVTTMNEVSGGKQEMTSNSAWEALAGQTVSTMPTMHHHQLLQPEANPPVTQVIVPTPVKLQAAILPPPQNVVEHCPPLAHMQQTSLTSQATAPGSFIDSELSTELQQQGWKKYWSKRENRPYFWNKSTGESLWVPPLLKPQFDPITDPLGICGVPPVPGNGPIAPATPAITLKRRASEDSPVASSTKKFILAGPWDLEISTNVIIYEKGPSNIPHIHPDVEAFRCGLLAKLRQCYQELCHTRESIDAPRDSFNRWLMERKVIDCGSDPLLPSQCFPEISMSMYREIMNDIPMKLVRPKFTGDARKQLSRYAEAAKNMIESRSASPESRKVVKWNAEDTFQWLRRTVGATFDDFQDRLAHLKRQCQPHLTETVKASVEGICLKIYHLSTDYAKKIKDKNNQMTKEGGLADVIPLTGPVSSQRKVWCYPVQFSLPSPRLPQIEYLPEREQTMLRFHGDTMGINNTHLTKLEHLYRYNCFDDKKFEMFLPRVWSLLKRYQTYLGINEGQATQMALPVTVFECLQRTFGVTFECFASPLNCYFRQYCSAFADTDSHFGSRGPFLDFRPISGSFEANPPYCEELMEAMVNHFEQLLADSVEPLSFVVFLPEWRDPAPNALLKLESSHFKRKQVVVPAMEHEYRHGFQHILPKGEVNIRAAHGTLVVWLQNAAGNARWGPTDDRVEALLEAWRPGRERERDRQELLSPPRQTHQPIAATPIPVASTPTTPTTPLSSLSTLSTHPIIPAQLIFR